The genomic window GGCGAAGCCCTCATCCGAATGGAAGCAGCAGAGCGTGGTGGTGGGCAGCGAAAGCCCGATCTTCGCCGCGGCCTCGTTCCAGGCGATGATGGAGCTGCCCGTGGTGGTGGTGGAGAATTGCGGGTAGAGGGGCACCAGCAGCACCTCCTCCGCTCCCCAATCCTTCACCGCGCGCGCGCATTCGTCGGACATCGGGTGCCAGTAGCGCATGCAGACGAAGGATTTGTATTCGGCCGAGGGGTCGCGCGCGGCCAGCAGCGCGTCCAGCGCCTCGCCCTGGGCGATGGTCAGTTCCAGCAGGGGCGATTTGCCGCCCAGCACGGCGTAGTTCTCCATGGCGGGCGCGGTGCGCCGCCAGGCGATCAGCTTGCCGAGCCAGGGGCGGATGAAGCCCGGCACGCGCAGGATGGCGGGGTCGGTGAAGAGGTTGACCAGGAAGGGGCGCACGCTCTCGGGGGCGTCAGGCCCCCCGAGATTGAACAAGACCACCGCCACGCGCCGCGCCATACCTGAGTTCCCCGGTTACCTGCCCCCGACATGCCCTCGATTGGCGTCGAATCAACCCGCGCGTAGCACGTCCATGAGTTGCGCGACATGCTCGGGCGGCGTGGGCGGGACGATTCCATGGCCCAGGTTGAAGATGAAGGGCCGGCCGCGCATGGCGGCCAGGATGGCGCGCGCCTCCTCCTCCAGCGCCGGCCCGCCGGCCACGACGGCCTGCGGGTCCAGATTGCCTTGCAGCGCCATCTGGGGCGGCACATGGGCGGCGGCCCATTTGGGGTCCATGCCCGTGTCCATCGCCACCGCCTGGATGGGCATGGCGGCCGCGTATTCCTGGAGCAGCGGGCCTGCGAGGCGCGGAAAACCGATCAACGGAATGTCCGGCCGCGCGGCGCGCAGCGCGGTGGCCAGCCGCACCGAGGGCTCGATCACCCAGCGACGGAAGCCGCTGGGCGAAAGCAGGCCGGCCCAGCTGTCGAACAGCATCAGCGCCTCGGCGCCCGCATCGGCCTGCGCCAGCAGGTAGGTGAGGGTGGCAGCCTCCAGCTTGGCCATCACGGCGGCGAAAAGTTCCGGGTTGCGGAAGGCCATGCGGCGGGCCTCGGCGAATTCGCCGCCGCCGCGGCCCTCCACCATGTAGCAGGCCACCGTCCAGGGGCTGCCCGCGAAGCCGATCAGGGCGGTGTCGGGGTGGTCGGCCTTCAGCCCCACGCTGACCAGGCGCACCGTCTCCATGATGGGGGCGGCGCGTTCGGCCACGCCGTCCAGGTCCAGGGCATCGAGCCCCGCCTGGTCCCGCACGGGGTCGAGCAGCGGGCCTTCCCCCTCGGCGAAGCGCAGCCCCTGCCCCATGGCCCAGGGCACCATCAGGATGTCGGAGAACAGGATGGCCGCGTCGAAGCCATAGCGCCGGATGGGCTGCAGCGTGACCTCGGCCGCCAGCTCCGGCGTGGTGCAGAGCTTGATGAAGCCGCCCGCCTGGCCCCGCACCTCGCGGTATTCGGGCAAATAGCGCCCGGCCTGGCGCATCAGCCACACGGGGGGCGGCCAGA from Roseococcus microcysteis includes these protein-coding regions:
- the hemE gene encoding uroporphyrinogen decarboxylase; translation: MTTKPFLRTLAGEAVWPPPVWLMRQAGRYLPEYREVRGQAGGFIKLCTTPELAAEVTLQPIRRYGFDAAILFSDILMVPWAMGQGLRFAEGEGPLLDPVRDQAGLDALDLDGVAERAAPIMETVRLVSVGLKADHPDTALIGFAGSPWTVACYMVEGRGGGEFAEARRMAFRNPELFAAVMAKLEAATLTYLLAQADAGAEALMLFDSWAGLLSPSGFRRWVIEPSVRLATALRAARPDIPLIGFPRLAGPLLQEYAAAMPIQAVAMDTGMDPKWAAAHVPPQMALQGNLDPQAVVAGGPALEEEARAILAAMRGRPFIFNLGHGIVPPTPPEHVAQLMDVLRAG